A window of the Henckelia pumila isolate YLH828 chromosome 3, ASM3356847v2, whole genome shotgun sequence genome harbors these coding sequences:
- the LOC140891126 gene encoding zinc finger CCCH domain-containing protein 64: MAAAPRILLSGDVLGRLSQLFKRVSSVNKSAGPFDALLCVGQFFPESPDQLEEFNDYLEGRSQIPIPTYFIGDYGVGSAKILSAAAKNSANLGFKMDGLKVCENLYWLRGSGKFTLHGLSVVYLSGRQSASVQQFGTYSQDDVDSLRAFSEEHGIVDLFLTNEWPKGVTNRAAASEVTSAMSDSSTGDSTLSDLVSEIKPRYHIAGTIGVYYDREPYVNVGAVHVTRFLALGSVGNKNKQKFLHALSPKPASMMSAAEICTKPPKTTLSPYSFTENASSADQAVKRSGDGSSDTQYWRYDDSRKRMKRGDGDGERMCFKFISSGLCPRGDKCHFRHDVDAREQSVRGVCFDFLNKGKCERGTDCNFKHSLQEEGEGFSGRRSESGTGSSNRSKECWFCLSSPSVESHLITSIGEDYYCALAKGPLVQDHVLVIPIEHVPSTLTLPPECEARLSGFQSSLKAYFKSQGKIGVFFEWISNRGTHTNLQAVPIPSSRSTSVKDIFNLAAKKLGFKFTTVENENSSEGRKLLRMHLDKNQSLFYVEAPGGIFMSHVIEENEKFPAQFGREVLAGLLNIADKADWRNCQLNKEEETKMADEFKCRFAEYDPNN; the protein is encoded by the exons ATGGCCGCCGCTCCAAGAATCCTTCTCTCCGGCGATGTCCTCGGCCGCCTCTCCCAGCTTTTCAAGCGTGTTTCCTCT GTGAACAAATCGGCAGGTCCGTTCGATGCGTTGCTGTGCGTTGGTCAGTTCTTCCCGGAATCCCCTGACCAGCTCGAGGAGTTCAACGACTACCTCGAAGGACGCTCTCAAATCCCTATTCCGACTTACTTCATTGGCGATTATGGCGTTGGTTCTGCAAAGATTTTGTCCGCTGCTGCTAAAAATTCAGCGAACCTAGGGTTTAAGATGGACGGCTTGAAAGTCTGCGAGAATTTGTATTGGTTGAGAGGCAGTGGGAAGTTCACGCTACACG GTCTTTCTGTGGTATACTTGTCTGGTAGGCAGTCTGCAAGTGTTCAACAATTTGGTACTTACAGTCAAGATGATGTTGATTCGCTGAGGGCATTCTCTGAGGAGCATGGAATCGTGGATCTTTTCTTG ACTAATGAATGGCCCAAAGGGGTCACAAATAGAGCTGCTGCATCTGAAGTTACGTCTGCAATGTCGGATTCATCTACCGGTGACTCCACCTTATCAGATTTAGTATCAGAGATCAAACCACG CTACCATATTGCAGGCACAATTGGTGTCTACTATGATCGGGAACCTTATGTTAATGTTGGTGCTGTCCATGTGACTCGTTTTTTAGCCCTCGGTTCAGTtggaaataaaaacaaacag AAGTTCCTTCATGCGCTTTCACCTAAGCCAGCATCCATGATGTCTGCTGCTGAGATTTGCACAAAGCCGCCAAAAACTACTTTGTCTCCTTATTCATTTACAGAAAATGCCAGCTCTGCTGATCAAGCAGTAAAAAGATCTGGCGACGGTAGTTCTGATACACAATATTGGCGTTACGATGACTCTCGCAAAAGAATGAAACGTGGAGATGGTGATGGTGAGAGGATGTGCTTTAAATTTATATCCTCTGGGTTGTGTCCAAGAGGAGATAAGTGCCACTTTCGTCATGACGTAGATGCAAGAGAACAATCTGTCAGGGGTGtgtgttttgattttttaaataagGGAAAATGTGAAAGAGGGACAGATTGCAACTTTAAGCACAGTTTACAGGAAGAGGGTGAAGGATTTTCTGGAAGGAGATCTGAATCTGGCACCGGAAGCTCAAACAG GTCCAAAGAATGCTGGTTTTGTTTGTCAAGCCCCAGTGTGGAGTCTCATTTAATAACCTCAATAGGAGAAGACTATTATTGTGCACTCGCCAAAGGACCATTAGTCCAAGATCATGTGCTCGTAATACCTATTGAACATGTGCCGAGCACGCTTACTTTACCTCCAGAATGTGAAGCACGCTTATCTGGATTCCAGAGCAGCCTTAAAGCTTACTTTAAGAGCCAAGGGAAAATAGGAGTTTTTTTTGAGTGGATATCTAATCGTGGAACACATACCAATCTTCAG GCTGTTCCTATACCGTCATCTCGGTCAACTTCTGTCAAAGATATTTTCAATTTAGCCGCGAAGAAGTTGGGTTTCAAGTTCACAACAGTTGAAA ATGAGAATAGTTCTGAAGGACGGAAATTACTGCGAATGCATCTTGATAAGAATCAGAGTTTATTTTATGTGGAAGCTCCTGGGGGAATATTCATGTCACATGTCATCGAGGAGAATGAAAAATTTCCTGCTCAGTTTGGTCGCGAG GTTCTGGCTGGGTTGTTGAATATAGCTGATAAGGCTGATTGGAGGAATTGTCAACTGaacaaagaagaagaaacaaaaaTGGCTGACGAATTTAAATGTCGATTTGCGGAATATGACCCAAACAACTGA